The window CGTTCGTTCCTTTATTCTAAGCGCCTAAGGAAAATGCGCAAAGACGTAAAACTTACTCGTCGCGGTATAGTGAACGATCAAGATACTAAAAGTAGAAAGAttatgaagataaaaatattgtagtatctctttaagataaatatttgttgttttgatttaaaaagcacttataataaaataagatcagATTTaatgaagatttaaaaaagacaaaaaaaaaaaaaaaaaagaaagaaagaagaaaatatgatcGCAGACCaaccaattattattttttatttcaaataatttgaattCTCGTTGAATCAAgatgtataattaattcgttcgaatttgaagaatattaatttatcgacgaactataaatcattattttttccttcgtcaAGCAATTcctattaacatttttaatcatcTCAACATACaggataaaatattagaaacgCACTTTCATGATCAAGGACACGATTGCATGATTACTTTATCGTTAAGACGTTAAGACGTTAGAAAATTGCATATCATAGCGAATTACTACAATAGTATGGcattgaaaaaattgttgttaattaacattatcGTACGATATCCATGATAAATACTATGATAAACTTATATTCGTtacgttaattatatattgtctGTAAATTCCAATtctaaaataacaaaatcattttcgaatgagaaatttttaagatatatatttatgtaaatcaaTCGTGTTGATATGAAACTCATTAAAATGTATGATGTAAAAGAccgaatttttctatttctttcaacaTACGTAAGTTACGTAAGTTACGTAAAAACTAGAATAAGTTAAGAAATAAACGTTTCTATTAGCATGTAActaatatatcgtatttagCTTTACAAGGTAAAATACATTTTGTATCGCGTTCAGAAAcacatgaaatatttttatttacaaattcgtCACTTGGAAATAATCTAGGGACATTTGATAAGTTTgcgatttttcttccttttcaatttttttttctttttttttttttaattaatgatattataaatttcattcttaaaatGAAACATTCATGTTGATGAGAAGTTTTTCGAATGGCTTTAATATACTTGTGTAACAAATTCATTAAAGCACCATTCGAAGTTCATTAATACCAATCACATAAGTATTCTgcataaagaaataatgatattttaatacacACAATTATTTATGCATTTACGTTACAATCGCATCATATCGATCATGaattatttacgtacgtatacacatgTGCGCGCATGATcgatctctttccctctctccttctttaaaAGCAATGACTGGCGATTTGACCGATAATAATGCACGAGTTTGACGTTAACGTACTAACagaagcaattttttttttataacatattaacATTCTAAATCTGTAACATTACGTGTAAAAATGTACGTTcacgaagaaattattaacaacTAATTAAAGAGTCTTTACGGAATTtctattaatacaaaatattgtatgtagataataatatataaatatacgagaacatataaaattgatttattaaacaaatccTTGTATTAATATCGCccaaatcgatttaaaaatctttactCGTAACATATTTCGTTAACTTGTAatacgatttaaaataaaaactttctgCAATATCAACGAAAAAGAATCTGGCAAATGTCAACGTTCGTTTCACGTCGCTgcgacaaatataaaaaaaaaaagaaagaaagaaaataaaaaaaaaaaaatgaagaaaaaatgaagaaacgaaTTCTTTCACCACTGTcatatacagggtgttccTAAAGTCGCTATctatttaataactttttttttttatatatatataaaaaaaatgttatgtcgttataaaaatatgtacttGTGGTGCAACTTtgtatttgcaaaaaaaaaaaaaaaaaaaaagcaagttAATTGATATATGGAAGATTTTGtgcaatttataaattttctattttaggTCTGTATTACTAATAAACGTGGATTATGTTCGTGATAACACGCACGATAAGCCGATTTATTGTTCATAATGTCAGCAGAAATGTACTATCAAGAAAATCTCGGGAAAAAATCGCATTATCGACTCGTACGGTAtttaatatgttaaatattcgGGATCTCCAGAGACCATATCGAAaatggatatataaatattattaatactttgtGGCATTTGcttggaaatataaaaaaatatgtattgatTTTTGAGACATATAAATGTGTAGAGAACAAATATTTACAGAATATTAACATGGAGGGTAACCTTGATATATACTCaaagatatatacgaaaatagagaaatcattttttctttgtttccttttcccgtttttttctttttttttttgttttgttttgttttctaataCAATTTTAGCATACTCCTTTTGGCATTagtgttaattattattattatcacaaatTAAGAGAGATTACGAATCTTAAAATTGTTTACATGTTAATAGGATTACGACCGACATTCGTTTCGACATGTTCtaagatcgatattaaaattttcatgaatatataaaatatatgacataatacgataaaatacgATATGATATGGCTGATAATTGGTAACGTTTAAAAAGTCGgtcattcaattatttatcgtattaaaaaacgaTGCTTAATTAACATACAGTAAAGTTATAGAAGAATTTCAATATGAACGAGAATGATCGATAGTAAGTACGTAAGTTTAAACTTGACATGTTACCTTGACCTACGCTtttgtttctctgtttctctttcctattattctttccttctaaCTAAGAAGTTATAACATGGAGTATATAGCATAATTAGTGATATATCAAggatatataaacgtattaaaattGACGTTAATCAATTAGTAAACTGTCTATaatatacacgcatatgtacttacacagacacatacgtatacacatgtaattatattaaatagtctaaaaatatatttaaaaatacgttAATTAGTTtcaattgattaataaaaaaaaaaaaaaaaaatagaacaaagaTATTACTCTCTTACAAtcgttgatatatttttctcgttttattaaataattttattaaatatatatatatatatatataattctttttctgcGTACGAGTCGTAAGCAACAAGTTAATCATCCAATTAACTTGCGTGATGGGTGGCGTGACACATCGTATTGATATTATTGTTgattacgatatatgtatgtacatagatatatctatgaaTATCACTCATGCGTTCTTCGCGTTATCTTcgcgaattatttatatttatataatgcaatattaatataaaattacatttatataagtacctataaatattatatatttaataatgataaacaaGTAAGAAAGATTCTTTTCAAGTCCGCCATGTTGAAACGACAGACTATAGAAAAATGATTGTATCATACTTGCACAATATTCTTTTATGAGTGTGCCTCCAGCGATTATAAATCCATTGGACAGACCTACTTCGTGAGTTAACGTAATACGAATTATTCACGATAATGGAatcgtttttttatattactaaaCATACGTTTAtggttttcttcgaaatatttctttttatttttctccttttttattaccaTGTTTTCATCAAGATTTTTGCACTGGCTAATAATCTAAGAAGTCATTGAGAGTCAAGAaaatagttctctctctctctctctctctctctctctctctctctcttttctttagtGCTACTatgataacgataaatacGATAAGATGTATaatcaaatagaaaagattcttgaaaaattcaataagaATCTTATTCAGTTGTACGTTACATGACAGCGATACGTTATAACTTATATTGTTTGTTTACTTCggtatagaaataaagaaaaaaataattcatgtatatgtatatacatatataaacatcgTGAAACGCATTAAAAAGTTCGAATtcacgtaatatatattacgtctTATACTTACATgtacatattaaataaattataattatatttagtgAAGACAAACGaatcaataatattcattctttaatatttGCATAATCCTAAGAATATCTCGATTTGTGATTCAAATCAGTAGTAACACaagttttctttataatttcgcATTTACCAAGTAAGTAATTCTATTCCAAGAagcaattaattatatacaattatattttaaaattcttaaacATGTAGGTGATCTtgaaatgttatttctttaattcttaaatgttattaatttttacacgAAAGTGccacgtaaatacatatatatatatatatatacatacatgcatatgtatacttacttcttttgattttcgccattttcgaaaattaacTTTATGCGGTCGacgttatcaaaaatattcctttaatTCTGCGAGTGAAtttttcgcaaaaaaaaaaaaatttatattacaaatattaccaAAACGAAAGATTTCACACCGATAAAAATTTGAGGTTAAGCTGGAACAGTCCGCACAGCTTCAGCACGTGCGGCAGACTGATCGATCAAAAGATCACCACATATTACGTTAAGAAATTCTCCATCTTTACTTcgttcataaaaaagaaaaaaaaaaaaaaacaaaaactcgTCGTCAATATCATCTGACGATTCTCTGGCCTTTCACTTACGTTAAGTCTTACAAACATGTTATATCGATTGTTCGTTCAAATTAAATctcgtaataaaattcttaagaaTTTCAAGTAAATTCTATTACAATCATTTTTCTTGAttcagatttttttctttctgaagttaagctttcaatattttattaatctgttttaaacgaattatatattttttgtatatttgtatatatatgtgtgtgtgtgtatatatatatatatatatacatatatatcacgCAAAATGCGTTAGTAATCTTTacaaaaagaatgtaaatatttagaaattgtaAGTTGGCAACAAGAGATTATAATTGTTATCATTTTCGTCACCTAACCAAACAGTTCATAATAGGAATGATTTCTCTCAGAGACctcttttcaatattatatattccgCGAAGCTCTCAAAACCAGTTCATCACCTTTTGCTGAAAGCATGTGTGATTTCAGCGACAggtatggacaaaatatgaactacaagcACAAGCGGGAAATACTCCAATCGTCATGACTATCATATCAgtttataaatttgaatagCTTATACTTTAACGCATGTTCCGTATCTTTTAACGTTgactattattatatgtactattatttaaatattagtttcttATATTCTACATACATTAacaatcgtttaaatatttaaaaaattattcctaaTTAATTCCCATTAGCATGAACGATtgaatcttatttttatcatagatttatcgatcgaaatcttattaaaatacCTGAATAAATGCTGAAGAAGTGTCCTTCGTATGAGCATGACGAAATGCGTTTCCTTGCGTTTGGAATGGATTAGAAAATCTGAATGTCGATTTATACACACCAAAAAAGGAAGCAAACGCGTACTTGACGGAAACAAACTTGTATATCACACTAGCATTTATATGCAAATCAGTAGTGAAGTTAgctacttcttttcttttgccaCAAAGTTCCAGGGGCGCcactatagaaaattttttttcgcgaaaaatatcaaaatcaGCATTTACGTCAACAGCAGGAGCAAACATTATTCTTGAAAGATTTTGATGAATAAGACTTTATTTTGAAGATGAAGTTTTAAGCGAGGACACGGCTTTTTAGAATCTtctaaaaagttttatttttatccgtAAATTATTGTCgcgaaaaacatttttttttgacatgatttttttcaaagaaaataaagttttttttttaagtttgaAAAAGCCACGTTCTCGCTTGAactttcatctttaaaatgaaatgcCGTTTGTCAAAATCGTTCAAGAATTACACCTGTACCGATTGTTGGCGTAAAGcattataaaacaaaaggatGAACAGACTTAAGTTACcgattatatatcaaaaattgaTTGCAGCGCCATCAAGTCGGCAGTAGAAGTAACTacgaatcgttaaaaaaaaaaaaaaagatttttttaaagcaATGTAATTGtcatatacgatattaaacgCAATTagcttaaaaatatttacattatattgtagaatatatattgctgaataaataaaatcttgtcTCAATGTTAAAATTCACATGACTTGTATTTATTGTTCTGTgatctcttgttcttttcaaatcgttaatataagtaattgtaaaatcgaattaaacttgtatttttattttatcaataatcgataaaatttttaatcgatttatgaTACTTTTGATTTGTTCACGTTGTAATTACGTCATAGGCGCCATCTAGTATCCAAAGAATTTTCACAATACACTTTGATTTTTTgtacttattatatttgtatgtataacaTATCAAATTCTATTGGATTATTACatcataaaaagaatttttttttttctataaatgttaataaatgatatttgaatattattaatttcccTATTAATGGATTTACAGGCATTACAAGAATATAACCTCAATtctttataattgaaaaaattgttcaaatataatataaaaatgagattTACTCTTCCTTATTTTAACGGACGGCGTCCtcaatctgaaaaaaaagttCCGTTTAAAGTTCTTAAACCTTTAGTATTAAGTAATCGTGTATCTCACAAAGGAAGTGATATACCAGGtatgatttatatacatatatattttaatttatatatgtataatttttcaagacattttatgataatttaataataacttattatttttgcaGGTAAAGGTTGTTTACAAGAGTTGACAATACTTTTAACTTGtcttagagaaaaagagttcaataattttgattgCACAAAAGAACTTGCATCGTTCGAACaatgtaacaaaaaatttgcaaaattgAGTAGAGACATGAAAATTCTACGGTCACAAACAATGCCTGTTCCTAATTCAAAAGTTCATTCTTCTAAACAAATCTcccatttattaaatttatttcctaCACAATAATTATAGTTGTATTTATGTTCATT is drawn from Vespula pensylvanica isolate Volc-1 chromosome 10, ASM1446617v1, whole genome shotgun sequence and contains these coding sequences:
- the LOC122632567 gene encoding coiled-coil-helix-coiled-coil-helix domain-containing protein 1, whose translation is MRFTLPYFNGRRPQSEKKVPFKVLKPLVLSNRVSHKGSDIPGKGCLQELTILLTCLREKEFNNFDCTKELASFEQCNKKFAKLSRDMKILRSQTMPVPNSKVHSSKQISHLLNLFPTQ